In one Corythoichthys intestinalis isolate RoL2023-P3 chromosome 16, ASM3026506v1, whole genome shotgun sequence genomic region, the following are encoded:
- the si:busm1-163l24.3 gene encoding uncharacterized protein si:busm1-163l24.3 isoform X1 encodes MCFCKKAKLNHRESLQMAGASRTVRVSGMPAHIEEERLIDKLAVHFLRPSNGGGEIESVIIDRTKPYSALVQFEDSGVAQRVFDHGRHTLKVDGKDYELSVSKHWQSPDPNKLITSLTATVDYKHFPEGSRAITRLLRDHPDVEASCDSANKLYRLCGAYTKVQSVLAQLLDRHAEALQSPKRSVAGQPSVRRAESLTERVDQKDLKGGSPIPEEELSLMLDADVFQYLQKRYGQEYQRLQSQHGVKVVDMSSQGITTLFLQVVTPEGGKERKRIEQARMAIRDLSQECERRICQTKLRKCDLDHIGDLQHAMATLRVRFPELLLNEDDSCVFLIGDCCDVSEAKQFLLQERRTAETESIAHRRGISSPRQPAAEKPLGLSSPQCSRALDDQEDLVQPSEKERRPEDGEIYHLAAPCKGSGPPLRSIPVDLSLCGASNTRKEPLEATKDPLGHSIMRSKTSADVTAKSTRPVWSTTPFRPPVKMHTGSTARKTKSFSGATQQGLQKTEDDSSASLPRTRTSSLTDPIQRDQNEVYHAEVLVPTVMWLHIKEVYRTQVEALTCNLELNEVGSQDRIQSAIRIRGSQQSAVTACQHDLQELVDAVSSDFSVRELHLSELNLTNLEDETLQACCAEVRQRFAKITIRMTKRSLYLLGPKRLCYQVGASLREVFCADRAQTKNKKGRQISESLPYSATRISNHTRDQTQTELDNGQIATRRDPVIKEKLERASIGDHDRGKILVHGTKESPTNVNGGRSPTAKSNKSTLSNQKEGLPGVICVCGESATSMKQTKCGVFMCINCLDAVHVNCRVCHNGSPQHRSPVGIRGSMNHCKLNFSLPGHNKHTTIKVTYVIPDGIQEVGSFETVKKTKDWVTHRVFLLTCQDHHPSPGKPFHGDVFEAFFPDCDKSRKLLPRLEDAFRRGLIFTVTSKEKGSKVCWDTIPHKTTLQGGRSGNGYPDSSYLRRLSDILTSHGIVEQASTS; translated from the exons ATGTGCTTTTGTAAAAAGGCAAAACTAAACCACCGTGAATCCCTT CAGATGGCCGGGGCGAGCAGGACCGTGCGAGTGAGCGGCATGCCTGCACACATTGAAGAAGAGCGGCTGATTGATAAATTAGCCGTCCACTTTCTGCGCCCCAGCAATGGCGGAGGGGAAATAGAGTCTGTTATCATTGATCGGACGAAGCCCTACAGTGCCCTGGTCCAGTTTGAAGACAGTGGAG TGGCCCAGAGAGTCTTTGATCACGGCAGGCACACTCTCAAAGTGGACGGGAAGGACTACGAGCTTTCTGTCAGCAAGCATTGGCAAAGCCCGGATCCCAACAAG CTCATCACAAGTCTAACAGCAACTGTGGACTATAAACACTTTCCTGAGGGTAGCAGGGCAATAACTCGTCTGCTCCGGGACCACCCCGATGTTGAGGCAAGCTGTGACTCCGCCAATAAGTTGTATCGACTGTGTGGTGCCTACACCAAAGTGCAGTCAGTTTTGGCCCAGCTGCTTGACCGTCACGCAGAAGCTCTACAGTCACCGAAACGGTCAGTCGCAGGTCAGCCTTCTGTTCGTCGCGCCGAGTCGCTTACCGAGAGGGTGGACCAAAAAGATCTTAAGGGCGGTTCTCCGATCCCAGAGGAGGAGCTGTCATTGATGTTGGATGCAGATGTGTTCCAGTATTTGCAGAAGCGCTATGGCCAGGAGTACCAGCGCTTGCAGAGTCAGCATGGCGTCAAAGTGGTGGACATGTCCAGTCAGGGGATTACCACGCTATTTCTACAAGTTGTAACCCCTGAGGGTGGCAAGGAACGAAAGCGCATCGAGCAGGCGAGGATGGCGATACGTGACCTTTCCCAGGAGTGTGAGAGGAGAATCTGTCAGACGAAGCTACGAAAGTGCGACCTGGACCATATCGGAGACCTGCAGCATGCGATGGCGACTCTCCGTGTCAGATTTCCTGAGCTTCTTCTCAATGAAGACGACAGCTGTGTGTTCCTTATCGGCGACTGTTGCGATGTGTCTGAAGCCAAACAGTTTCTTCTTCAGGAGCGCCGCACGGCGGAAACTGAAAGCATCGCCCACCGTCGTGGAATTTCGTCTCCTCGCCAACCCGCTGCCGAGAAGCCCCTGGGCCTCTCCTCGCCTCAGTGCTCAAGGGCTCTGGATGATCAGGAGGATCTCGTGCAGCCATCGGAGAAGGAGAGAAGACCAGAAGACGGTGAAATATATCATTTAGCTGCTCCCTGTAAGGGCTCTGGGCCACCATTACGTTCTATTCCTGTAGATTTGTCCTTATGTGGAGCCTCAAATACCAGGAAGGAACCGTTAGAAGCAACAAAAGATCCACTTGGACATTCGATAATGAGGAGTAAAACGTCCGCGGACGTTACAGCCAAAAGTACGAGACCCGTCTGGAGCACAACTCCATTCCGTCCACCTGTAAAAATGCACACTGGATCCACGGCAAGGAAAACCAAGAGTTTTTCAGGAGCGACTCAGCAGGGACTTCAGAAGACTGAAGATGATTCGTCTGCATCCCTGCCCAGAACCAGGACCTCCAGCCTGACTGACCCAATACAGAGAGACCAAAATGAAGTCTACCATGCAGAGGTTCTGGTGCCCACCGTTATGTGGCTCCATATTAAGGAGGTCTACAGGACCCAAGTTGAAGCACTGACATGCAACCTGGAGCTAAATGAGGTGGGTTCGCAGGACAGGATCCAGTCGGCCATAAGGATTCGTGGATCACAGCAGTCCGCCGTGACCGCTTGCCAGCACGATTTGCAAGAGCTGGTCGATGCCGTCAGTTCCGATTTCTCTGTACGTGAGCTTCACCTGTCCGAGCTCAATCTTACAAATTTGGAAGACGAAACCTTGCAGGCCTGCTGCGCGGAAGTCCGACAGCGCTTCGCAAAGATTACCATCCGGATGACAAAGAGGAGTTTGTATCTCCTCGGTCCTAAACGCTTGTGTTATCAGGTAGGGGCCTCGCTGCGAGAAGTATTTTGCGCTGATCGCGCCCAAACGAAAAACAAGAAAGGGAGGCAAATAAGCGAGAGCCTTCCATATTCTGCAACGAGGATTTCGAACCATACGCGGGACCAAACTCAGACCGAGCTTGACAACGGTCAAATAGCAACTAGGCGCGACCCTGTCATCAAGGAGAAACTGGAAAGGGCAAGCATCGGGGATCACGACCGAGGGAAGATATTGGTCCACGGAACTAAGGAAAGCCCCACAAATGTGAATGGTGGCAGGTCACCGACAGCCAAAAGCAACAAATCTACACTGTCTAACCAGAAAGAAGGCCTCCCAGGTGTCATCTGTGTGTGCGGGGAGAGCGCCACCTCCATGAAACAGACTAAGTGCGGGGTTTTTATGTGCATCAATTGCCTGGACGCCGTTCACGTCAACTGCAGGGTGTGCCACAACGGATCACCGCAACACCGGTCGCCTGTGGGCATCCGAGGCTCGATGAATCACTGCAAACTCAACTTCAGTTTGCCTGGCCACAACAAGCACACCACTATCAAGGTCACCTACGTCATTCCTGATGGTATACAAGAGGTGGGCAGTTTTgagactgttaaaaaaaccaaaGATTGGGTTACTCACAGGGTTTTCCTTTTGACTTGCCAGGATCATCATCCTTCTCCGGGAAAGCCTTTCCACGGTGACGTCTTTGAAGCTTTCTTCCCCGATTGCGACAAGAGCAGGAAGCTGTTGCCCAGGCTAGAGGACGCCTTCCGGCGGGGGCTCATCTTTACGGTGACTAGCAAGGAGAAGGGCTCCAAGGTTTGCTGGGACACTATTCCGCACAAGACCACCTTGCAAGGCGGCCGATCGGG GAACGGTTACCCGGATTCTTCCTACTTGAGACGCCTGTCAGACATCTTGACGTCACACGGGATTGTAGAGCAAGCTTCCACATCTTGA
- the si:busm1-163l24.3 gene encoding uncharacterized protein si:busm1-163l24.3 isoform X3 produces the protein MAGASRTVRVSGMPAHIEEERLIDKLAVHFLRPSNGGGEIESVIIDRTKPYSALVQFEDSGVAQRVFDHGRHTLKVDGKDYELSVSKHWQSPDPNKLITSLTATVDYKHFPEGSRAITRLLRDHPDVEASCDSANKLYRLCGAYTKVQSVLAQLLDRHAEALQSPKRSVAGQPSVRRAESLTERVDQKDLKGGSPIPEEELSLMLDADVFQYLQKRYGQEYQRLQSQHGVKVVDMSSQGITTLFLQVVTPEGGKERKRIEQARMAIRDLSQECERRICQTKLRKCDLDHIGDLQHAMATLRVRFPELLLNEDDSCVFLIGDCCDVSEAKQFLLQERRTAETESIAHRRGISSPRQPAAEKPLGLSSPQCSRALDDQEDLVQPSEKERRPEDGEIYHLAAPCKGSGPPLRSIPVDLSLCGASNTRKEPLEATKDPLGHSIMRSKTSADVTAKSTRPVWSTTPFRPPVKMHTGSTARKTKSFSGATQQGLQKTEDDSSASLPRTRTSSLTDPIQRDQNEVYHAEVLVPTVMWLHIKEVYRTQVEALTCNLELNEVGSQDRIQSAIRIRGSQQSAVTACQHDLQELVDAVSSDFSVRELHLSELNLTNLEDETLQACCAEVRQRFAKITIRMTKRSLYLLGPKRLCYQVGASLREVFCADRAQTKNKKGRQISESLPYSATRISNHTRDQTQTELDNGQIATRRDPVIKEKLERASIGDHDRGKILVHGTKESPTNVNGGRSPTAKSNKSTLSNQKEGLPGVICVCGESATSMKQTKCGVFMCINCLDAVHVNCRVCHNGSPQHRSPVGIRGSMNHCKLNFSLPGHNKHTTIKVTYVIPDGIQEVGSFETVKKTKDWVTHRVFLLTCQDHHPSPGKPFHGDVFEAFFPDCDKSRKLLPRLEDAFRRGLIFTVTSKEKGSKVCWDTIPHKTTLQGGRSGNGYPDSSYLRRLSDILTSHGIVEQASTS, from the exons ATGGCCGGGGCGAGCAGGACCGTGCGAGTGAGCGGCATGCCTGCACACATTGAAGAAGAGCGGCTGATTGATAAATTAGCCGTCCACTTTCTGCGCCCCAGCAATGGCGGAGGGGAAATAGAGTCTGTTATCATTGATCGGACGAAGCCCTACAGTGCCCTGGTCCAGTTTGAAGACAGTGGAG TGGCCCAGAGAGTCTTTGATCACGGCAGGCACACTCTCAAAGTGGACGGGAAGGACTACGAGCTTTCTGTCAGCAAGCATTGGCAAAGCCCGGATCCCAACAAG CTCATCACAAGTCTAACAGCAACTGTGGACTATAAACACTTTCCTGAGGGTAGCAGGGCAATAACTCGTCTGCTCCGGGACCACCCCGATGTTGAGGCAAGCTGTGACTCCGCCAATAAGTTGTATCGACTGTGTGGTGCCTACACCAAAGTGCAGTCAGTTTTGGCCCAGCTGCTTGACCGTCACGCAGAAGCTCTACAGTCACCGAAACGGTCAGTCGCAGGTCAGCCTTCTGTTCGTCGCGCCGAGTCGCTTACCGAGAGGGTGGACCAAAAAGATCTTAAGGGCGGTTCTCCGATCCCAGAGGAGGAGCTGTCATTGATGTTGGATGCAGATGTGTTCCAGTATTTGCAGAAGCGCTATGGCCAGGAGTACCAGCGCTTGCAGAGTCAGCATGGCGTCAAAGTGGTGGACATGTCCAGTCAGGGGATTACCACGCTATTTCTACAAGTTGTAACCCCTGAGGGTGGCAAGGAACGAAAGCGCATCGAGCAGGCGAGGATGGCGATACGTGACCTTTCCCAGGAGTGTGAGAGGAGAATCTGTCAGACGAAGCTACGAAAGTGCGACCTGGACCATATCGGAGACCTGCAGCATGCGATGGCGACTCTCCGTGTCAGATTTCCTGAGCTTCTTCTCAATGAAGACGACAGCTGTGTGTTCCTTATCGGCGACTGTTGCGATGTGTCTGAAGCCAAACAGTTTCTTCTTCAGGAGCGCCGCACGGCGGAAACTGAAAGCATCGCCCACCGTCGTGGAATTTCGTCTCCTCGCCAACCCGCTGCCGAGAAGCCCCTGGGCCTCTCCTCGCCTCAGTGCTCAAGGGCTCTGGATGATCAGGAGGATCTCGTGCAGCCATCGGAGAAGGAGAGAAGACCAGAAGACGGTGAAATATATCATTTAGCTGCTCCCTGTAAGGGCTCTGGGCCACCATTACGTTCTATTCCTGTAGATTTGTCCTTATGTGGAGCCTCAAATACCAGGAAGGAACCGTTAGAAGCAACAAAAGATCCACTTGGACATTCGATAATGAGGAGTAAAACGTCCGCGGACGTTACAGCCAAAAGTACGAGACCCGTCTGGAGCACAACTCCATTCCGTCCACCTGTAAAAATGCACACTGGATCCACGGCAAGGAAAACCAAGAGTTTTTCAGGAGCGACTCAGCAGGGACTTCAGAAGACTGAAGATGATTCGTCTGCATCCCTGCCCAGAACCAGGACCTCCAGCCTGACTGACCCAATACAGAGAGACCAAAATGAAGTCTACCATGCAGAGGTTCTGGTGCCCACCGTTATGTGGCTCCATATTAAGGAGGTCTACAGGACCCAAGTTGAAGCACTGACATGCAACCTGGAGCTAAATGAGGTGGGTTCGCAGGACAGGATCCAGTCGGCCATAAGGATTCGTGGATCACAGCAGTCCGCCGTGACCGCTTGCCAGCACGATTTGCAAGAGCTGGTCGATGCCGTCAGTTCCGATTTCTCTGTACGTGAGCTTCACCTGTCCGAGCTCAATCTTACAAATTTGGAAGACGAAACCTTGCAGGCCTGCTGCGCGGAAGTCCGACAGCGCTTCGCAAAGATTACCATCCGGATGACAAAGAGGAGTTTGTATCTCCTCGGTCCTAAACGCTTGTGTTATCAGGTAGGGGCCTCGCTGCGAGAAGTATTTTGCGCTGATCGCGCCCAAACGAAAAACAAGAAAGGGAGGCAAATAAGCGAGAGCCTTCCATATTCTGCAACGAGGATTTCGAACCATACGCGGGACCAAACTCAGACCGAGCTTGACAACGGTCAAATAGCAACTAGGCGCGACCCTGTCATCAAGGAGAAACTGGAAAGGGCAAGCATCGGGGATCACGACCGAGGGAAGATATTGGTCCACGGAACTAAGGAAAGCCCCACAAATGTGAATGGTGGCAGGTCACCGACAGCCAAAAGCAACAAATCTACACTGTCTAACCAGAAAGAAGGCCTCCCAGGTGTCATCTGTGTGTGCGGGGAGAGCGCCACCTCCATGAAACAGACTAAGTGCGGGGTTTTTATGTGCATCAATTGCCTGGACGCCGTTCACGTCAACTGCAGGGTGTGCCACAACGGATCACCGCAACACCGGTCGCCTGTGGGCATCCGAGGCTCGATGAATCACTGCAAACTCAACTTCAGTTTGCCTGGCCACAACAAGCACACCACTATCAAGGTCACCTACGTCATTCCTGATGGTATACAAGAGGTGGGCAGTTTTgagactgttaaaaaaaccaaaGATTGGGTTACTCACAGGGTTTTCCTTTTGACTTGCCAGGATCATCATCCTTCTCCGGGAAAGCCTTTCCACGGTGACGTCTTTGAAGCTTTCTTCCCCGATTGCGACAAGAGCAGGAAGCTGTTGCCCAGGCTAGAGGACGCCTTCCGGCGGGGGCTCATCTTTACGGTGACTAGCAAGGAGAAGGGCTCCAAGGTTTGCTGGGACACTATTCCGCACAAGACCACCTTGCAAGGCGGCCGATCGGG GAACGGTTACCCGGATTCTTCCTACTTGAGACGCCTGTCAGACATCTTGACGTCACACGGGATTGTAGAGCAAGCTTCCACATCTTGA
- the si:busm1-163l24.3 gene encoding uncharacterized protein si:busm1-163l24.3 isoform X2, translating to MCFCKKAKLNHRESLMAGASRTVRVSGMPAHIEEERLIDKLAVHFLRPSNGGGEIESVIIDRTKPYSALVQFEDSGVAQRVFDHGRHTLKVDGKDYELSVSKHWQSPDPNKLITSLTATVDYKHFPEGSRAITRLLRDHPDVEASCDSANKLYRLCGAYTKVQSVLAQLLDRHAEALQSPKRSVAGQPSVRRAESLTERVDQKDLKGGSPIPEEELSLMLDADVFQYLQKRYGQEYQRLQSQHGVKVVDMSSQGITTLFLQVVTPEGGKERKRIEQARMAIRDLSQECERRICQTKLRKCDLDHIGDLQHAMATLRVRFPELLLNEDDSCVFLIGDCCDVSEAKQFLLQERRTAETESIAHRRGISSPRQPAAEKPLGLSSPQCSRALDDQEDLVQPSEKERRPEDGEIYHLAAPCKGSGPPLRSIPVDLSLCGASNTRKEPLEATKDPLGHSIMRSKTSADVTAKSTRPVWSTTPFRPPVKMHTGSTARKTKSFSGATQQGLQKTEDDSSASLPRTRTSSLTDPIQRDQNEVYHAEVLVPTVMWLHIKEVYRTQVEALTCNLELNEVGSQDRIQSAIRIRGSQQSAVTACQHDLQELVDAVSSDFSVRELHLSELNLTNLEDETLQACCAEVRQRFAKITIRMTKRSLYLLGPKRLCYQVGASLREVFCADRAQTKNKKGRQISESLPYSATRISNHTRDQTQTELDNGQIATRRDPVIKEKLERASIGDHDRGKILVHGTKESPTNVNGGRSPTAKSNKSTLSNQKEGLPGVICVCGESATSMKQTKCGVFMCINCLDAVHVNCRVCHNGSPQHRSPVGIRGSMNHCKLNFSLPGHNKHTTIKVTYVIPDGIQEVGSFETVKKTKDWVTHRVFLLTCQDHHPSPGKPFHGDVFEAFFPDCDKSRKLLPRLEDAFRRGLIFTVTSKEKGSKVCWDTIPHKTTLQGGRSGNGYPDSSYLRRLSDILTSHGIVEQASTS from the exons ATGTGCTTTTGTAAAAAGGCAAAACTAAACCACCGTGAATCCCTT ATGGCCGGGGCGAGCAGGACCGTGCGAGTGAGCGGCATGCCTGCACACATTGAAGAAGAGCGGCTGATTGATAAATTAGCCGTCCACTTTCTGCGCCCCAGCAATGGCGGAGGGGAAATAGAGTCTGTTATCATTGATCGGACGAAGCCCTACAGTGCCCTGGTCCAGTTTGAAGACAGTGGAG TGGCCCAGAGAGTCTTTGATCACGGCAGGCACACTCTCAAAGTGGACGGGAAGGACTACGAGCTTTCTGTCAGCAAGCATTGGCAAAGCCCGGATCCCAACAAG CTCATCACAAGTCTAACAGCAACTGTGGACTATAAACACTTTCCTGAGGGTAGCAGGGCAATAACTCGTCTGCTCCGGGACCACCCCGATGTTGAGGCAAGCTGTGACTCCGCCAATAAGTTGTATCGACTGTGTGGTGCCTACACCAAAGTGCAGTCAGTTTTGGCCCAGCTGCTTGACCGTCACGCAGAAGCTCTACAGTCACCGAAACGGTCAGTCGCAGGTCAGCCTTCTGTTCGTCGCGCCGAGTCGCTTACCGAGAGGGTGGACCAAAAAGATCTTAAGGGCGGTTCTCCGATCCCAGAGGAGGAGCTGTCATTGATGTTGGATGCAGATGTGTTCCAGTATTTGCAGAAGCGCTATGGCCAGGAGTACCAGCGCTTGCAGAGTCAGCATGGCGTCAAAGTGGTGGACATGTCCAGTCAGGGGATTACCACGCTATTTCTACAAGTTGTAACCCCTGAGGGTGGCAAGGAACGAAAGCGCATCGAGCAGGCGAGGATGGCGATACGTGACCTTTCCCAGGAGTGTGAGAGGAGAATCTGTCAGACGAAGCTACGAAAGTGCGACCTGGACCATATCGGAGACCTGCAGCATGCGATGGCGACTCTCCGTGTCAGATTTCCTGAGCTTCTTCTCAATGAAGACGACAGCTGTGTGTTCCTTATCGGCGACTGTTGCGATGTGTCTGAAGCCAAACAGTTTCTTCTTCAGGAGCGCCGCACGGCGGAAACTGAAAGCATCGCCCACCGTCGTGGAATTTCGTCTCCTCGCCAACCCGCTGCCGAGAAGCCCCTGGGCCTCTCCTCGCCTCAGTGCTCAAGGGCTCTGGATGATCAGGAGGATCTCGTGCAGCCATCGGAGAAGGAGAGAAGACCAGAAGACGGTGAAATATATCATTTAGCTGCTCCCTGTAAGGGCTCTGGGCCACCATTACGTTCTATTCCTGTAGATTTGTCCTTATGTGGAGCCTCAAATACCAGGAAGGAACCGTTAGAAGCAACAAAAGATCCACTTGGACATTCGATAATGAGGAGTAAAACGTCCGCGGACGTTACAGCCAAAAGTACGAGACCCGTCTGGAGCACAACTCCATTCCGTCCACCTGTAAAAATGCACACTGGATCCACGGCAAGGAAAACCAAGAGTTTTTCAGGAGCGACTCAGCAGGGACTTCAGAAGACTGAAGATGATTCGTCTGCATCCCTGCCCAGAACCAGGACCTCCAGCCTGACTGACCCAATACAGAGAGACCAAAATGAAGTCTACCATGCAGAGGTTCTGGTGCCCACCGTTATGTGGCTCCATATTAAGGAGGTCTACAGGACCCAAGTTGAAGCACTGACATGCAACCTGGAGCTAAATGAGGTGGGTTCGCAGGACAGGATCCAGTCGGCCATAAGGATTCGTGGATCACAGCAGTCCGCCGTGACCGCTTGCCAGCACGATTTGCAAGAGCTGGTCGATGCCGTCAGTTCCGATTTCTCTGTACGTGAGCTTCACCTGTCCGAGCTCAATCTTACAAATTTGGAAGACGAAACCTTGCAGGCCTGCTGCGCGGAAGTCCGACAGCGCTTCGCAAAGATTACCATCCGGATGACAAAGAGGAGTTTGTATCTCCTCGGTCCTAAACGCTTGTGTTATCAGGTAGGGGCCTCGCTGCGAGAAGTATTTTGCGCTGATCGCGCCCAAACGAAAAACAAGAAAGGGAGGCAAATAAGCGAGAGCCTTCCATATTCTGCAACGAGGATTTCGAACCATACGCGGGACCAAACTCAGACCGAGCTTGACAACGGTCAAATAGCAACTAGGCGCGACCCTGTCATCAAGGAGAAACTGGAAAGGGCAAGCATCGGGGATCACGACCGAGGGAAGATATTGGTCCACGGAACTAAGGAAAGCCCCACAAATGTGAATGGTGGCAGGTCACCGACAGCCAAAAGCAACAAATCTACACTGTCTAACCAGAAAGAAGGCCTCCCAGGTGTCATCTGTGTGTGCGGGGAGAGCGCCACCTCCATGAAACAGACTAAGTGCGGGGTTTTTATGTGCATCAATTGCCTGGACGCCGTTCACGTCAACTGCAGGGTGTGCCACAACGGATCACCGCAACACCGGTCGCCTGTGGGCATCCGAGGCTCGATGAATCACTGCAAACTCAACTTCAGTTTGCCTGGCCACAACAAGCACACCACTATCAAGGTCACCTACGTCATTCCTGATGGTATACAAGAGGTGGGCAGTTTTgagactgttaaaaaaaccaaaGATTGGGTTACTCACAGGGTTTTCCTTTTGACTTGCCAGGATCATCATCCTTCTCCGGGAAAGCCTTTCCACGGTGACGTCTTTGAAGCTTTCTTCCCCGATTGCGACAAGAGCAGGAAGCTGTTGCCCAGGCTAGAGGACGCCTTCCGGCGGGGGCTCATCTTTACGGTGACTAGCAAGGAGAAGGGCTCCAAGGTTTGCTGGGACACTATTCCGCACAAGACCACCTTGCAAGGCGGCCGATCGGG GAACGGTTACCCGGATTCTTCCTACTTGAGACGCCTGTCAGACATCTTGACGTCACACGGGATTGTAGAGCAAGCTTCCACATCTTGA